From Rudanella lutea DSM 19387, a single genomic window includes:
- a CDS encoding DUF5723 family protein yields the protein MKQSGLLLSGLLFSLPAFAQPLIPLQTSNYAGTHGIYLNPSSMADSRLSFQLNLGFGAFDFTRQPLPVGVAPFGKALFSAGSPRGVNRAEVRGPAVMAQFGRKRHAVGLTTRYRSGYALGGNYELIRWINGTNPTAPAGQQTFSFAAEGYTEYALSYAVSLIDIETHHLKVGGTAKVLRSLQRTDLSAQASFAGGTAGAPGYTAGAISGRTTDLASFDGASLGQKLTGPSAGRGTGYDVGIAYEFRPKQRFYRYEMDGKRRAAEEMNKYLFRIGVSVLDIGEIKDNRVTEYATSGRSGIFRRTDYEDKAPNQIESQLLRQFGPTTGLVTGEAVRRLPQTTSVQLDVYLGRSWFGNVVYQTAMPIQTNAGLYRGAVLAVGPRSEGPGGELAGTVYYYPNIQKVALGLHGKAGIFIFGSDNLLGIFGDNGLPPHVYAGLTLPFNARRPKDRDKDRVSDKLDRCPDVPGVLAFGGCPDTDLDGVADANDACPTVAGPVATNGCPDTDLDGVLDKDDRCPKVPGLARYNGCPDTDNDGVGDDRDECPTMVGRADMAGCPDTDNDGTPDQRDLCQSEVGLKELDGCLLKDRTLPVAGLSETDAALLAQLRQAFVQGPRAVSTVASALVQHLRMQPSRKLSIELTGQKESALRQMENGFRDELTRLGAPIGQLIITSQVKEGLPAGFAVAWAL from the coding sequence ATGAAACAATCCGGCCTTCTGCTTTCTGGTTTATTATTTTCACTACCGGCCTTTGCCCAGCCACTCATTCCCCTCCAAACAAGCAATTACGCAGGTACGCACGGTATCTATCTGAACCCGAGCTCCATGGCCGATTCGCGGCTTAGCTTTCAGCTTAATCTAGGGTTTGGTGCGTTCGATTTCACCCGTCAACCGTTGCCGGTGGGTGTCGCGCCGTTTGGGAAAGCCCTGTTTTCGGCGGGGTCGCCCCGGGGGGTAAACCGGGCCGAGGTCCGGGGACCGGCGGTTATGGCGCAATTTGGCCGGAAACGACATGCCGTTGGGCTCACAACCCGCTACCGGTCGGGCTACGCGCTGGGTGGTAATTATGAGTTGATTCGTTGGATCAATGGCACTAACCCAACCGCACCGGCCGGGCAGCAAACCTTCAGCTTTGCGGCCGAGGGCTATACAGAGTACGCGCTCTCGTATGCGGTTTCGCTAATCGATATCGAGACGCATCACCTCAAAGTGGGCGGTACCGCCAAGGTTTTGCGCAGTCTGCAACGCACCGATCTGAGTGCGCAGGCCTCCTTTGCGGGGGGCACGGCGGGCGCCCCCGGCTACACGGCCGGCGCCATTAGCGGCCGTACTACCGACCTGGCTTCGTTCGATGGAGCAAGTCTGGGCCAAAAGCTGACGGGACCCTCGGCGGGGCGAGGAACCGGGTACGACGTGGGTATAGCGTATGAGTTCCGACCGAAGCAGCGATTTTACCGCTACGAAATGGATGGCAAGCGCCGGGCGGCAGAAGAAATGAACAAATACCTGTTCAGGATTGGCGTTTCGGTACTGGATATTGGCGAGATCAAAGACAACCGGGTCACCGAGTACGCAACATCCGGCCGGAGCGGTATTTTTCGGCGCACTGACTACGAAGACAAAGCCCCCAATCAGATTGAGTCGCAGTTGTTGCGTCAGTTTGGGCCAACTACGGGCCTTGTTACGGGTGAAGCCGTCCGGCGACTGCCGCAAACGACGTCGGTGCAACTGGATGTGTATCTGGGGCGGTCGTGGTTTGGTAATGTGGTGTATCAGACAGCCATGCCGATACAAACTAACGCGGGTCTGTACCGGGGGGCAGTGCTGGCCGTGGGGCCGCGCTCCGAAGGGCCGGGGGGCGAGTTGGCCGGAACGGTCTACTATTACCCCAATATTCAGAAAGTTGCCCTCGGCCTGCATGGCAAGGCGGGTATTTTCATCTTCGGCTCCGACAACCTGCTGGGCATTTTCGGTGATAATGGCCTGCCTCCGCACGTGTACGCGGGTCTTACGTTGCCGTTCAATGCCCGCCGACCCAAAGACCGCGACAAAGATCGGGTGTCCGACAAACTGGATCGTTGCCCCGATGTGCCGGGAGTACTGGCTTTTGGCGGTTGCCCGGATACTGACCTCGATGGAGTAGCTGACGCTAACGATGCGTGTCCCACCGTGGCCGGACCGGTAGCAACCAACGGCTGCCCCGACACGGACCTCGATGGGGTGTTGGATAAAGATGACCGTTGCCCCAAAGTGCCGGGACTGGCTCGCTACAATGGCTGCCCCGATACGGATAACGATGGTGTTGGCGACGACCGTGATGAGTGCCCAACCATGGTAGGCCGTGCCGATATGGCCGGCTGCCCCGATACCGATAACGATGGTACGCCCGATCAGCGGGATCTGTGCCAGTCGGAGGTGGGGTTGAAAGAGCTGGACGGCTGCCTCCTGAAAGACCGGACCCTTCCGGTAGCGGGTCTGAGCGAAACCGATGCCGCTTTGCTGGCTCAACTCCGGCAGGCCTTTGTTCAGGGGCCACGGGCCGTATCGACGGTAGCCTCGGCGCTGGTGCAACATCTGCGTATGCAGCCTTCGCGCAAGCTGAGTATCGAACTGACAGGTCAGAAAGAAAGCGCGCTTCGGCAAATGGAAAACGGATTCCGCGATGAACTGACCCGTTTGGGCGCACCGATCGGCCAACTGATTATCACGTCGCAGGTTAAAGAAGGACTACCGGCGGGTTTTGCTGTAGCCTGGGCCTTGTAA
- the secG gene encoding preprotein translocase subunit SecG, protein MVTATIIVICILTVLLILIVLVQNSKGGGFAGEFGGLGSNQLMGVKKTTDLLEQITWGLGIGVMVLTLASYVMVDKTNTGGGINSVNVDRAATRALPGASAPAPAAAPAAGTQQAAPATQGAATPAPAPATSGSAQK, encoded by the coding sequence ATGGTTACGGCAACAATTATTGTCATTTGCATCTTAACAGTCTTGCTCATCCTGATCGTACTCGTTCAGAACTCAAAAGGTGGCGGTTTCGCCGGTGAGTTTGGCGGACTGGGCTCAAACCAGCTGATGGGCGTCAAGAAAACGACTGACCTGCTTGAGCAAATCACCTGGGGCCTGGGCATCGGGGTGATGGTACTGACACTGGCTTCGTACGTGATGGTCGATAAAACCAACACCGGCGGAGGAATTAATAGCGTAAACGTTGACCGTGCTGCTACCCGGGCTCTGCCTGGCGCTTCGGCTCCGGCACCTGCAGCGGCTCCTGCTGCTGGTACGCAGCAAGCGGCTCCCGCTACACAGGGCGCGGCAACTCCGGCTCCGGCACCCGCTACTTCAGGTTCGGCTCAGAAGTAA
- a CDS encoding LptE family protein — protein sequence MFSGCGVYSFTGTTLSPDLKTITINNFSLQTAGGPTNLSLNFNERLKEYYQRYTNLKVVPNNGDLVLDGSITNYDLLAVAPTASDQAGLNRLQITVQARFVNNKDESKNFEQSFSFYQDFPQNQTLTQNEARLVPRILDQLVLDIFNKTAADW from the coding sequence TTGTTCTCTGGCTGCGGTGTCTACTCGTTTACGGGTACGACGCTCTCGCCGGACCTGAAAACGATTACGATCAACAACTTCAGCCTGCAAACGGCCGGGGGACCTACCAATCTGTCGCTTAATTTTAACGAACGACTGAAAGAGTATTACCAGCGATACACCAACCTCAAAGTGGTGCCTAACAACGGCGATCTGGTACTCGATGGCTCCATCACGAATTACGACCTGTTGGCCGTGGCTCCTACGGCATCCGATCAGGCCGGCCTGAACCGCCTACAGATTACGGTGCAGGCCCGATTTGTGAATAACAAAGACGAAAGCAAGAACTTCGAACAGTCGTTTTCGTTTTATCAGGATTTTCCGCAAAACCAGACGCTGACACAAAATGAAGCCCGGTTGGTTCCCCGAATTCTGGATCAGCTGGTTCTTGACATTTTCAACAAAACAGCGGCTGATTGGTAG
- a CDS encoding sigma-54 interaction domain-containing protein, which yields MNTQEIQSVKQRFGIIGNAPALNYAINVAMQVAATDLTVLITGESGSGKESFSKIIHSLSARKHGQFIAINCGAIPEGTIDSELFGHEKGSFTGAVDQRKGYFETTNGGTIFLDEIGEMPLGTQARLLRVLENGEFIRVGSSKVQKTDVRVVAATNVNLLDAVEKGRFREDLYYRLNTVPIFVPPLRERGVDIELLFRKFTTDFAERYRIKPIQLTEPAKQLLLRFPFPGNIRQLKNLAEQISILESDHNRAVEPEVLSKYLPQPQQPTSRMPIVFPQGTGGSTDNFSERELLYKVLFDMRRDMTELKKLVVEMLGNEQYGRQILNNHKDLFETLPTDNYASPDPHPEPDLPLPRLLPPPETVHTYEPLNVLEDEDAVTVEDITHETEEDSLSLEKKEKEMIIKALRRNNNKRKYAAQALGISERTLYRKIKQYEIDEE from the coding sequence ATGAACACTCAGGAAATACAGTCGGTTAAGCAACGTTTTGGCATTATTGGCAATGCGCCTGCCCTCAACTACGCCATCAACGTAGCCATGCAGGTAGCCGCTACCGACCTGACCGTGCTGATAACGGGCGAAAGCGGAAGCGGGAAAGAATCATTTTCCAAGATCATCCACAGCCTCAGCGCCCGCAAACACGGGCAGTTTATTGCCATCAACTGCGGGGCTATTCCCGAAGGCACTATCGACTCGGAACTGTTTGGTCACGAGAAAGGCTCGTTTACAGGGGCCGTCGACCAACGCAAAGGCTACTTCGAGACCACCAACGGCGGTACCATTTTCCTCGACGAAATCGGCGAAATGCCTCTGGGTACGCAGGCCCGATTGCTGCGGGTACTGGAAAACGGCGAATTTATCCGCGTGGGCTCCTCAAAGGTGCAAAAGACCGACGTTCGCGTTGTGGCAGCTACCAACGTGAACCTGCTCGATGCAGTTGAAAAAGGCCGATTCCGCGAAGATTTGTACTACCGGCTCAACACGGTGCCCATTTTTGTGCCGCCCCTCCGCGAGCGTGGCGTCGATATTGAGCTCCTGTTTCGCAAATTCACGACCGACTTTGCCGAGCGATACCGGATCAAGCCCATTCAGCTCACCGAGCCCGCCAAGCAACTGCTACTGCGGTTTCCGTTTCCGGGCAACATTCGCCAACTAAAAAACCTGGCCGAACAAATCTCCATACTCGAATCGGATCATAACCGGGCGGTGGAGCCGGAGGTCTTGTCGAAATACCTGCCTCAGCCCCAACAACCCACGAGCCGAATGCCTATCGTGTTTCCGCAGGGCACAGGTGGCAGTACCGATAATTTTTCGGAGCGCGAACTGCTCTACAAAGTTCTGTTCGATATGCGCCGGGACATGACCGAGTTGAAAAAGCTGGTGGTCGAGATGCTGGGCAATGAGCAGTACGGGCGGCAAATCTTAAATAATCATAAAGACTTGTTTGAGACCCTGCCGACCGATAACTATGCCTCGCCCGACCCGCACCCGGAGCCCGACCTGCCCCTACCCCGGCTGTTGCCCCCGCCCGAAACCGTGCATACGTACGAGCCACTAAACGTACTCGAAGACGAAGATGCGGTTACGGTAGAGGACATCACCCACGAAACGGAGGAAGACTCACTCTCGCTGGAGAAAAAGGAGAAAGAGATGATTATCAAGGCTCTCCGGCGCAACAACAACAAACGAAAGTACGCGGCTCAGGCACTAGGTATTTCTGAACGCACGTTGTACCGAAAAATAAAGCAGTATGAAATTGATGAAGAATAA
- the miaB gene encoding tRNA (N6-isopentenyl adenosine(37)-C2)-methylthiotransferase MiaB: MERFTELTILQPEDKEGIEEPRTLGDELVEGKKRLYIESYGCQMNFSDSEIVAAVMRNAGFATTSSADEADLIFLNTCAIRDNAEQKVRNRLKQLNTLKKKKPELMVGMLGCMAERLKTKLLEEEQIVDIVAGPDAYRDIPKLVEEAETGQKAVNVFLSREETYADIAPIRLNSNGVTAFISIMRGCDNMCSFCVVPFTRGRERSRDPHSIVREAEQLFNDGYREVTLLGQNVDSYKWESENGEERVNFAHLLERVALVHPDLRVRFSTSHPKDITDEVLHTMAKYDNICNYIHLPAQSGNSRILKLMNRTYDREWYLGKIDRIRAILGDDCGISHDMISGFCSETEDEHQDSLTLMEYARFDYGYMFAYSERPGTLAAKKYADDVPEDVKKRRLNEIIALQQRMSLERNQRHIGKVQRVLVEGTSKRSEDDLFGRNDQNKVVVFPRGNHQKGEYVNVLVTDCTAATLLGTVINEQ, translated from the coding sequence ATGGAACGCTTCACTGAACTGACAATACTTCAACCAGAAGACAAAGAGGGTATTGAGGAACCGCGCACTCTCGGCGACGAACTCGTGGAAGGCAAAAAACGCCTGTATATCGAGAGCTACGGGTGCCAGATGAATTTTTCAGACTCCGAAATTGTGGCCGCCGTGATGCGTAATGCCGGGTTCGCGACAACCTCATCGGCCGACGAAGCTGACCTGATTTTTTTGAATACCTGCGCCATCCGCGACAATGCCGAGCAGAAAGTACGCAACCGGCTGAAGCAGCTCAATACGCTGAAGAAAAAGAAGCCCGAGCTGATGGTCGGTATGCTGGGCTGTATGGCTGAGCGCCTGAAAACCAAACTACTCGAAGAAGAGCAGATTGTGGATATTGTGGCTGGTCCCGATGCTTATCGCGATATCCCCAAGCTCGTTGAAGAAGCCGAAACTGGTCAGAAAGCCGTCAACGTGTTTCTGTCGCGCGAGGAAACCTACGCCGATATCGCGCCGATTCGCCTGAACTCCAACGGCGTTACGGCCTTTATCTCGATCATGCGCGGCTGCGACAATATGTGCAGCTTCTGCGTGGTGCCGTTTACCCGGGGGCGTGAGCGCAGCCGCGACCCACACAGCATTGTCCGCGAAGCCGAACAGCTCTTCAACGATGGCTACCGCGAGGTAACCCTGCTGGGACAGAACGTCGATTCGTACAAATGGGAGAGTGAAAACGGCGAAGAGCGGGTCAACTTTGCTCACCTGCTGGAACGCGTTGCCCTTGTACACCCCGACCTGCGGGTTCGTTTCTCGACCTCGCACCCCAAAGACATCACCGACGAGGTACTGCACACGATGGCGAAGTACGATAACATCTGCAACTATATCCACCTGCCCGCCCAAAGTGGCAACAGTCGGATTCTGAAGCTGATGAACCGTACCTACGACCGCGAGTGGTACCTCGGCAAAATCGATCGGATTCGGGCTATTCTGGGCGACGATTGCGGCATTTCACACGATATGATTTCGGGTTTCTGCTCCGAAACCGAAGATGAACACCAGGATTCGCTGACGCTAATGGAGTACGCTCGCTTCGATTACGGCTACATGTTTGCCTACTCAGAGCGCCCCGGTACACTGGCCGCCAAAAAATACGCCGACGATGTACCGGAAGACGTGAAGAAGCGCCGACTCAACGAGATCATTGCCCTGCAACAGCGAATGTCGCTCGAACGCAACCAACGCCATATCGGCAAGGTACAGCGCGTACTGGTCGAGGGCACCTCAAAACGGTCGGAAGACGACCTGTTCGGGCGTAACGACCAAAATAAAGTAGTGGTGTTTCCGCGCGGAAACCACCAGAAAGGCGAGTACGTGAATGTGTTGGTAACAGATTGTACGGCCGCAACGCTTCTTGGAACAGTTATCAACGAACAGTGA
- a CDS encoding BamA/TamA family outer membrane protein: protein MRLFRVGQYASLITLYAILITLSGCYTSRTNDYLLYTNTIRGNRTVISDELEALIPQKPNRRILRTPLTPALWIYQASSRRYNRDSAIAELAAKTTQFERQSELVASDPRALRRLNRRFSREARKLRRYAEEGNWWMRNLGEKPTYFYPRDAEANALKMQTYLRRTKGFLRATAEYTVDTLLDGRVRVNYLIDEKEPYRLRSISYDIPDSNVRALVQAERGKSYLKIGDRFDGDKLDNERTRIEELLRNNGYYEFGRNYIRVSASRDTAAAVVATNDQSTLVDLTIQIPNPPLRNAHPLYQIGDVNVRIGSTQESTATSPTTPTDTISQNGILYFYSGRKFATRLLDSKIRLRPGKLYSQNDYTSTQRQLFLLNQFKFVNINFTDTTGRRLRTEIRATPLDKYEITTEGGLFVLYQGQGYPGPFANLTFRIRNFFGGLETFETNLRAGIEAQTGFADSTSTSQLRDTYLAQELGLTTSLIFPQILFPGRLRFAFNDLNPRTQISLGYNYTNRPDFLRQTFRTTLSYNWQKAPRHQYSFFLTDLNLIRSSFRGGPNEELRKQFEQRLIQLRDAGNRVLFNSFLPSIASNMSFAYTYNTNVFGENRRANFFRVALESGGTTLNLLSSAAIRRFTEQTGLQLFKYLRFNADFRHYIPLRPRTTLAFRVNSGLLYSYGPDRSAPYEKYFFAGGSNSLRAWRPRRLGPGSAYPRSTESKVIPGVQVPTFITDPRNPEVKLPQFDYTFEQPGDFLLEGSAELRWRYFHFGADINGALFLDAGNVWTLRNDPARPNAELRVGKLVPDIAVGTGTGVRIDFSYFIIRFDAGIKVWDPARRYIRESDGQLIDERFLLPQFTLKRLSRGANPLIVNFGIGYPF from the coding sequence TTGCGTTTATTTCGCGTCGGGCAGTATGCTTCCCTCATCACGCTTTACGCCATACTCATTACCCTTTCGGGCTGCTACACTTCCCGCACCAACGATTACCTGCTGTACACCAACACGATTCGGGGCAACCGCACCGTTATCAGCGACGAGCTGGAGGCTCTGATCCCGCAGAAACCCAATCGGCGTATTCTGCGTACCCCGCTTACTCCGGCGCTGTGGATATACCAGGCATCATCGCGCCGTTACAATCGCGATTCGGCTATTGCCGAACTGGCAGCCAAAACTACCCAATTTGAGCGACAAAGCGAGTTGGTCGCTTCTGACCCACGTGCCCTCCGGCGGCTCAACCGACGCTTCAGTCGGGAGGCTCGTAAACTCCGTCGATATGCCGAAGAAGGCAACTGGTGGATGCGGAATCTGGGCGAAAAACCGACGTATTTCTACCCCCGTGATGCCGAAGCCAATGCCCTGAAGATGCAGACCTACCTGCGCCGGACCAAAGGTTTTTTGCGGGCCACCGCCGAGTACACGGTAGATACGTTGCTCGATGGCCGGGTGCGGGTCAACTATCTGATTGATGAAAAAGAGCCCTACCGGCTTCGGTCTATCAGCTACGATATTCCTGACTCGAATGTACGGGCACTCGTTCAAGCCGAGAGGGGCAAATCGTACCTGAAAATTGGCGACCGCTTCGATGGCGATAAGCTCGATAACGAGCGCACCCGGATTGAAGAGCTGTTGCGCAATAACGGCTATTACGAATTTGGCCGTAATTACATCCGGGTGAGTGCCAGCCGCGACACGGCAGCCGCCGTAGTGGCCACCAATGACCAGAGTACGCTTGTTGACCTGACAATCCAGATTCCGAACCCGCCCCTGCGCAACGCCCACCCACTGTACCAGATCGGTGATGTTAACGTGCGAATCGGCTCGACGCAGGAGTCAACTGCAACCAGCCCCACCACCCCCACCGACACAATTAGCCAAAACGGAATTTTGTATTTCTACAGTGGTCGCAAATTTGCCACCCGCCTGCTCGACAGCAAAATTCGGTTGCGGCCGGGAAAACTATACAGCCAAAACGATTACACGTCGACCCAGCGTCAGCTGTTTCTGCTCAATCAGTTCAAGTTTGTCAATATCAATTTCACCGACACCACCGGTCGACGGCTCCGCACCGAAATCAGGGCGACCCCGCTCGACAAGTACGAAATCACGACCGAAGGTGGCCTGTTTGTGCTCTATCAGGGGCAGGGCTATCCCGGTCCATTTGCCAACCTGACCTTTCGTATCCGAAATTTCTTTGGGGGGCTCGAAACGTTTGAAACCAACCTGCGTGCCGGTATCGAAGCCCAAACTGGCTTTGCCGATTCGACCTCAACGAGTCAGCTCCGGGATACGTATCTGGCCCAGGAACTGGGGCTAACTACCTCGCTTATCTTTCCGCAAATTCTGTTTCCGGGCCGGCTCCGCTTCGCCTTCAACGACCTGAACCCCCGTACCCAGATCAGTTTAGGCTACAACTATACCAACCGGCCCGATTTTCTGCGCCAAACATTCCGAACTACCCTTTCGTACAACTGGCAAAAAGCGCCCCGCCATCAGTATTCGTTTTTTCTGACTGACCTCAACCTGATTCGGTCGAGCTTCAGAGGAGGACCCAATGAGGAGCTTCGAAAACAGTTTGAACAACGACTGATACAACTTCGTGATGCAGGCAACCGGGTGTTATTCAACAGCTTTTTGCCCTCTATCGCGTCGAACATGAGTTTTGCCTACACGTACAATACCAACGTGTTTGGCGAAAACCGCCGGGCTAATTTCTTTCGGGTAGCGCTGGAATCGGGTGGCACCACACTAAACCTGTTGAGCAGCGCGGCCATCCGGCGATTTACCGAACAAACCGGCCTGCAACTGTTTAAATACCTGCGGTTCAACGCCGATTTCCGGCATTACATCCCGCTGCGCCCACGCACAACGCTGGCGTTTCGGGTCAACTCGGGGCTTTTGTACAGCTACGGTCCCGACCGCTCGGCCCCTTACGAAAAGTATTTCTTTGCGGGCGGTAGCAACAGCCTCCGGGCATGGCGCCCCCGCCGGCTTGGCCCCGGTTCGGCCTACCCCCGCTCTACCGAAAGCAAGGTTATTCCGGGTGTGCAGGTGCCTACCTTCATCACCGACCCCCGAAACCCGGAGGTCAAACTGCCTCAGTTCGACTATACGTTTGAGCAACCGGGCGACTTTTTGCTCGAAGGCTCGGCCGAATTACGCTGGCGGTACTTCCATTTCGGGGCCGACATCAACGGGGCTCTGTTTCTGGATGCGGGCAACGTATGGACGCTCCGCAACGACCCGGCCCGCCCGAATGCCGAGTTACGGGTAGGTAAGCTCGTTCCCGATATTGCCGTGGGTACCGGTACGGGGGTTCGCATCGACTTTTCGTACTTCATTATCCGGTTCGACGCGGGCATCAAAGTTTGGGACCCCGCCCGCCGGTACATACGCGAGTCTGACGGGCAACTGATCGACGAACGGTTTTTGTTACCTCAGTTCACGCTCAAGCGGCTCTCGCGGGGTGCTAACCCCCTTATCGTGAATTTCGGTATCGGGTATCCGTTCTAA
- a CDS encoding TrmH family RNA methyltransferase gives MLSKNRAQFIRSLHQKKFRQEHGLFLVEGAKSVREVLASDFRVDTLLATEAFYKENALPADRQPPSVEIVSPEELTRVGTLESNNMALALVRTRENRPLLAEPGEIVLLLDDVRDPGNLGTILRIADWYGVRKVVCSDTTAEVYNPKVISASKGSFTRVHWYYTDLVAYAKALPAGTPVYGAFLDGQNVHSLPFGTDGGYLMMGNEANGIRPELVPMVSRSVTIPRYGDAESLNVGIATAVILDNWRRGAA, from the coding sequence ATGCTTTCTAAAAACCGCGCTCAGTTTATTCGCTCGCTGCACCAGAAGAAGTTTCGGCAGGAACATGGCTTGTTTTTAGTGGAAGGGGCCAAGAGCGTGCGCGAAGTATTAGCCTCTGATTTTCGGGTCGACACGCTGCTGGCAACCGAAGCCTTTTACAAAGAAAACGCCTTACCCGCAGACCGCCAACCGCCGTCGGTCGAAATCGTTTCACCGGAAGAACTGACGCGGGTGGGTACGCTCGAAAGCAACAATATGGCCCTTGCTCTGGTCAGAACGCGCGAAAACCGCCCGCTATTGGCCGAGCCGGGTGAAATTGTGCTGTTGCTCGATGATGTGCGTGACCCCGGTAACCTCGGTACCATTCTGCGGATTGCCGATTGGTACGGGGTTCGGAAAGTGGTTTGCTCCGACACCACGGCTGAGGTGTACAATCCCAAGGTGATTTCGGCCAGCAAAGGCTCGTTTACGCGGGTACACTGGTATTACACCGATCTGGTAGCGTATGCGAAGGCACTACCCGCCGGTACGCCGGTGTATGGGGCTTTTCTGGACGGTCAGAACGTGCACAGCCTGCCGTTTGGTACGGATGGGGGGTATCTGATGATGGGCAACGAAGCCAACGGAATCAGGCCCGAACTGGTGCCGATGGTGAGCCGGTCGGTGACGATTCCGCGCTATGGCGATGCCGAATCGCTGAATGTCGGCATCGCCACGGCGGTGATTCTGGATAACTGGCGCCGGGGAGCTGCGTAG
- a CDS encoding queuosine precursor transporter yields the protein MTHSFTDKPQKRASTNLYIFLSAIFLTNALVAEIIGVKIFSGETLLGVPPAQIHLLDDFVLDFNLTAGAVIWPFVFITSDIINEYFGKAGVRRISFLTAGFIAYSFLIIYAVTTLPPAQFWLEVNAKDPAGNPINIDNAFGMIFRQGLGIIIGSLTAFLIGQLLDASVFQYLRKITGSRKVWLRATGSTLVSQLIDSFVVLFIAFWVFGNWSMKQVLAVGLINYIYKFTTAILLTPVLYLAHSAIDRYLGKEHADELANEASMSSFM from the coding sequence ATGACCCACTCGTTTACCGACAAACCGCAGAAGCGGGCCAGTACGAACCTCTACATTTTCCTGAGCGCCATTTTTCTGACGAATGCGCTCGTGGCCGAAATCATCGGCGTCAAAATCTTTTCCGGCGAAACGCTGCTGGGTGTTCCGCCCGCGCAGATCCACCTGCTCGACGATTTTGTGCTCGATTTCAACCTCACCGCCGGGGCCGTTATCTGGCCTTTCGTGTTTATCACGTCCGACATCATTAATGAGTACTTCGGTAAGGCGGGTGTCCGCCGGATCTCGTTTCTGACGGCCGGTTTCATTGCGTACTCGTTTCTGATTATTTACGCCGTAACTACCCTGCCGCCCGCGCAGTTCTGGCTGGAGGTGAACGCCAAAGACCCGGCTGGCAACCCGATTAATATCGACAACGCCTTTGGGATGATATTTCGGCAGGGGCTCGGTATCATCATTGGCTCGCTCACGGCTTTCCTGATCGGGCAGTTGCTCGATGCCTCGGTGTTTCAGTACCTCCGCAAGATCACGGGTAGCCGGAAGGTATGGCTGCGGGCTACGGGTTCCACGCTCGTTTCGCAACTGATCGACAGCTTTGTGGTCTTGTTTATTGCCTTTTGGGTATTCGGCAACTGGTCGATGAAACAGGTGCTGGCTGTGGGCCTTATCAACTACATCTACAAGTTTACAACGGCTATTTTGCTCACGCCGGTTCTGTATCTGGCTCATTCGGCTATTGACCGGTATTTGGGCAAAGAACACGCCGACGAATTGGCCAACGAGGCTTCCATGAGCTCGTTTATGTAG